A stretch of DNA from Acanthopagrus latus isolate v.2019 chromosome 7, fAcaLat1.1, whole genome shotgun sequence:
AAACTCTAGAACTACACAAATTTGAGAGTTTGTGCACTGGTTTAGTCACTATACAAGATGAAACAATCTGGCACCGAGGTTGATGAACTTATGATCTGCAGGTTGCGCGTCTCTGTTGCCACAGATACCGCTGCTACACCCAAAGACACAGCCATAGATACAATTTCGGAGAGCTACAAAACACTAAACGATGATGGCAAACAAGGGAAAGGTAATATAACATGCAACTACATACCACACTCCATTTTCAGAGCTACTGAACTATCGTAATTATTACTGTACTTGTATTAAGattgtgtatgtttgttgtcAATTGTTGAGTCTAAAGTCTGTCTACAGCTGAAGGTGATGAAAACACTGACGATAAGGAAGACTGTGGTTTGAAAAAGACTAGTTGATAAAATACTCAGGAgaacttttctgttttgctccacaacataaatgtttttaattgtatCTACTGATTTCACTCCTCTGTAGCTGTGGCTTCATGTTTGAGTTCTTATCGTTTTGCAAGGTCTGCGTATTGGTGCAGGCTTATCTCTATTGTTAAAACCAATTTCGGATTCATTGGTACATCTTAATATTCAAGATTATTCTAGCCAGATTTTTCTTGTCGCAAAATATTCCTGATCTTAAGTTGAACAAATTGCTTCTGTTCAAAGTGCCCTACTTATATGTCAGATTGGTAAATCAAGCCTGTCCTACTATGGTTTGGAGTTTAGATTCTCTGCCCAAGCCTGAGTCTGAGCCCAACCCTGACTTAGTCGATACCTGCTGCTTGTTGGGCCAACACTGAAGTGTCAGTTAACCAGCACATTGTTTGAGTTTATAGCACCTCATCCACATGCTCACGTGCATCTTAGTgcatgattaaaataaaaaaatacccAATGACTGTTACAGTATATCACAAAAGTGAGTGCACCCctcacatttttgcaaatattttattatatcttttcatgggacaacactgaagaaatgacactttgataCAAGGTAAAGTAGTGAGTGTACAGCTTGTATAACTGTAAATTTGGTGGGTTCACTTTTCTGAGATACTGTATATTAGCAAGCATCATCTCAATGTTTGAGCTGTCTGAGGTGTtgctgaaattgaaaaaaagacatttatacAGTTGAGTGAGTAATGTGTCTTATCTGTTTTATTGATGTGTCTTGTGACAGtctaatgtgttttcagttttgatttactgaaatgttttttccacgATGAGGGCAATGACTAATCTGATAGGTGTAATTAGCTATAAAAGCCAGGTACTGTTCCAACCCCTCAGCTGTAGAATTTATACAGCTGAGGGGTTGGAACAGCAATATTATACCACGTGTTAGTATAAACACACTACATCACTGTTCATGTGACTACCCGGATAAatctgctgcttgtgtgtgtgtgtgtgtgtgtgtgtgtgtgtgtgtgtgtgtgtgtgtgtgtgtgtgtgtgtgtgtgtgtgtgtgtgtgtgtgtgtgtgtgtgtgtgtgtgtgtgtgtgtgtgtgtgtgcgtgcgtgtgtgtgtgtgtgtgtgtgtgtgctagtcAAGTTTAAAGGATGGATTGAGTTCCATACTCTGATAGATGAACGATACAgaattacacatttaaagagCAAAATGAAGTTCTAGTTTCACTTCTCCTTGTGATGAGTTGGCAAAAAATGAATATCTGTCAGTATGGGCGTGGGTGCATGATTTATAACACTTTGAGTAGTCACATGCTGCAGGAAGGGATTTGATGACCTGATGCAATGATCAAATGTGGTTCTGTAGGAATAATATTACGTTGTCTGCATATAATGATTTCCATTCCCTCCTCAACTTATTGGGCAATACATaaatgtagttttagggaaACAGGGTTGTgagtcaaaaataaaatggagtTGCTATTATTAGATACCTTTTATCAAATTTGTTTAATACCTGTATTAAGGAACGCTACCTCttaaactgttgtgttttgtgttctgaagtcttgtgtttttggagTAATGTGTCTTATCTGTTTTGCTCTCAGTTTTCatttactgaaatgttttctccacTATGAGGACAGTGACAAATCTGATAGGTGTGGTGAGATATAAAAGCCAGCTGTATAAACACACTACATCACTGTTCATGTGACTACCTGGGTAAATCTGCTGCTTGTTGGACCAACATAAAAAGTGTCGGTTAGCCATGACTACACCTTCTGAAAGCTCCAAAttgtcagaggaggaaaagacaatCTTCCAAAGCAAGGTAAAATATCCTGTACTGTTACTACATGTCACACTTCTTCTTCAGGCGTACAGAAATATCGCAGTTATTACTGTACTTGTATTAAGAATGTGGATGTTTGTATTCAATTGTTGAGTCCAAAGTCCGTCTACAGCTGAAGGTGATGAAAACACTGACGATGAAGAAGTAAATTGTTAAATTGTATCTATTAACTTGACTCCTCTGTAGCTGTGGCTTCACGTTTTAAGCTCAGAAAACCCTCAAGAGATTAGAGCTGGTTTCACTGGAACTCTTTTGGGTAATATTTTGTGACTGTGTTCGGCCAGGTGTTTAATGATCCCATCCACGGACATTTGGAGTTACACCCACTTCTCATCAAAATCATTGACACAAAACAATTCCAGAGACTTCGATTTATCAAGCAGCTTGGTGGGGCCTACTTTGTTTACCCTGGAGCATCCCACAACCGCTTTGAACACTCCATTGggtatgtttgcatttttcagaTAGACACTGTTCTGTGTACTAAGATATTCAATCCTGGTGACAGGTAATCAACAATGACATGAACAAAGCAATGAAATTAAAGTCAACATTGAATTCCTTAGTACAGGTATACAAGTCCATAGTTTCTGTTTTGTAATATGATACGATAATTGAGTAatgagtgatgtttttttaatgttgtgctgTAAAGGGTGGCACACTTGGCAGGAGAGCTTGCACGAGCTCTGAAAACACGGCAGCCAGAGCTCGAGATCACTGATGAGGACATTCTTTGTGTGCAGATCGCTGGTCTCTGCCACGACCTGGGTGAGTAATACAAACCTTTTTCACCATCATACGTAATAAGTTTTAAGTGGTAATTTCTGGTTGTGATTAAGAgttgaaatgacagtgaaaatgtatttgaaaaattGTCAATGAACGCTGGTGTTGATCTGATTTACAGTGTTACAGCAAGTATTGACAATTAAAGGCTGCCCCGTAAAtgaagaatgaatgaagaaaCTTTTGTGCAGAGTTTCAcatgaaaatgtacaatttagGTATTTTCACCTTTCAAAAactcctgttctgttctgagaCAGGTACTTTTTCTATTCTTTCCTGTAAGGCATTCATAGTGCAGCACTTGCTGTACACACAAGAAATGACCGCTCATTCACTCATTAccttcaaataaaatgacaccCAAGGTTTTCCGCCATAATGAgaggtaaataaaaatgtaggaCACTTATCATTCATAGTCATTGTGATTCATTATTAACAGCTGtagtcagtttgtttaaagaCTCGTATGGAACCTATTGGTATGTTGATGCAGTGATGATTctgcaaaaatgtacagtatgtcatcATGAGCTTATCAAATTCATCAAACAGATAAACATGGATAACAGCAAAAAAGTTTGATGTTCAGTACCATAAATAACATGCACACCTGGAAGATCAGGGGGTCAAATCACCAACCATCATACgtgctctacctcctgagtcACAGCTGCTCACTTCACAGTTCACACACCATAATTATTAGTTTCTCttatatctatctctctatatcTAGGACATGGGCCCTTTTCCCATCTATATGATGGAACGTTCATCAAGAAACAACGTCCAGGATTTATGCGGAAGGTAAGTTTTATATGatgtatgaaaaaagaaaaatttagaacagagaaaaacagagacaggaacTGTGTgaactttgtcatgttttatgttgatATCCTAATCAGTGTTGATGGTTAATGTAGGTAATTGAGGCAATAAAATCCTCAGTGCGCAGAGAAAGTTGGGTCATTAGAGTTCTTCTTGAACAGCCTGCCTACATGTACCAGGATGCATTGGTGTCTGTATATTTGGTAGTGTTGTGTAATACAACTAGTTTATTTAGTATCCTTTAGATCTCAGTCCTGTGAGAAAAATACTAATTCATGACattgttcataaaaaaaatgtgaagacaTGTTGTAAAAGTTTCAATGAAtacaacagaaacaataaaacagaagatGGCTGAGTGGACTGATGACCTGTAGTTGTCACAGCTCGTCACTTCAGGTCATATTTCAAGGACAacttaataaaaaaaggagCTCCATGCACAAATGCCGTATCACCACCTGGCCTCTTTATGATTATCATATGGTATTAATAATCAACTTGCCTTCCACACGGTAGCCTCCAGAGCTGCTCTGTGTAAAATGCAGCACAAACTGAAGGATATTCTTCATCAAACAATGCTTTCTGAAGGCTCAattatgaaatgtcaaaatatttagAAGAGCAGCATAATGACAAGATACAAGACTTTGTTCTGTAGATGGATGAGGCGACTGACAGTAACAAACACCATACATCCAATTTCtgatgctaataataataataataataataataattattattattgttgttgttgttgttattattattattattattattattattattattattattattattattattattattattattattattaataataataataataataataataataataataataataataataataatttatttttggaTAGGGACAATGCACATTCATGAACACTGAAAATGTCTCTGTAAGTATGCCGGATTACAGCAGAGCTGCTACTTTGCATCCAAACTTAAATTCTCACGCTATGagtctgtttctgttgcagCATGAGAAGGCCTCTACAGAAATGTTTGACTACCTGGTGAAAGACAATGACCTGGAGAAGGAGATGAAGGACTGGAAGCTGGACCTGACTAAGGACCTGATCTTCATCAAAGAAATGATTAACGGACCTCTGAACGCTGAAGCAGCTCAAGATGAGGAAATCAAAGATATGATGGACCCGGAAAAGAGGGAAACTCCAGTCAGTCATACACAAGTAAAATCAATCAGTATCATCATTGCTACAGCAGCAAATATCTAAACCCACTGTTCTGTGTGGCATCTTCTCAGTGGCCGTATGAAGGTCGGGGAAAGGAAAAGTCCTTCCTCTATGAAATCGTCtccaacaaaagaaatggcattGATGTGGACAAGTTTGACTACTTTGCAAGGTGGGACTTGTTGAAAAGCTACTGTAGAACTATTTACTTTTTGATATAGAATGATGAACTACTATGTATGACAAATACAATATTCTCTGGATTGTTTGAACAATGTGCAGATTCCTTAGAGTGAATTGATTAGTTAAACATATTAAGCCCAATTTCTTACCATATTTTTTTAACGTTGATTTATTTTAGGGACTGCCACCACCTGGGCATGAAGAACAACTTTGACTATCGCCGCTTCATACACTTTGCCAGGGTGTGTGAGGTGAAAGGGGAGAAGCAGATCTGTGTTAGAGACAAGGTTCAGACATTGTTActactgactttttttttttaatcagattttaaaaagcaatcCATTTATCTGATTAGATGTGACTAAACTATTGGTTATCTTAACAGGAAGCAGACAATATCTACAACATGTTCCACACAAGGTACTATCTCCACAAGAGAGCCTACCAGCACAAAGTGACTAAGATCATAGAGACTATGTGAGTACATATCCCTCCCATTTAGCATCATCTGCTGTCTGATGTAGCTAATGTCATTTCCCATATGATTTACTCTGTTGAATGTAACACTGCGACATATTCTTAAAAGAGATAATGTTGTTGGGTGTGGTTATCCAGGATGACAGACGCTTTTGTAAAAGCAGACAAGCACATCAAGATTGAAGGCTCAAAAGAGGAGTACACGCTCTCCACAGCCATGCAGGATATGGAGGCCTACACCAAGCTGACAGGTCTGTAGATACCACCGTGCTCACTGACCGCCAAAATATAATCAGTTCATCCTCGACTCAAAGTAGACGTTTGTGACAAATTTGAGAAAGTTCCGTCAAGATGCTGTTTTAATACCACATTCACAAGAATGTGGTATTAAACCCATAACAACCCATAAACATAATGTCTCCAGCCTCGGctttcactgctgcagaggtataaaaatgtcagacatttgtgCTGCAAATTTCAGATTCACTCAACAGAGAATAATGTTTATCATGTGACAAGTTGTTTTATAATATATTGATTAATCATGTTGAATTTGATATATTACAGATGATCCTTCTTGTAAATTATCCTAACTGGTTAAGTGACTGTCTTGATACATATGttagataaaaaacaaatgattaacaATCTTGTATTTTAATACCAGTAAGATGCTGAAAATTGTATTTATCAATCATCTTCGGTTTTTGTATTATATGTTTAAGAGATCAAAGCTGAATTTGCCACTTATTTCACTTGTGCAATATTGTTAGATTTAGTTAAGAGAGCATGTCATTTTCACAAGTCTGCACAAACCTGCCAATAAACTGACTATATATGTCTGGACTTCTTGTGTGACACAATCATAATTTATATCAAAATCTCCAAAATTGAGGGAATTTTACGCAAATAGCTTTATTAAAAGGTAATTACGGGGTGTTATGATTCAggattctgtgtttttgtgttgtgtcttatgttttgatttccaTGCCCTCCTGTGTTCTTTCAGTGTCACCCTTGTTCTTCCCTGTGTTTTCCCCTTTCTTCCcgttgcatgtttgtctcccgAATCATGACACGGGGGATTTGTTGATTGTAAATATGATGTCATAGATCTGCctgaaaacaggctgaaaaTTCAGCAAGCTTTTTAAGTTGTGGCTAAACTTCCAGCCTAGAAACAAATGCATTCAgatgccaacaacaacaacaacaacaacaacaacaacaacaacaacaataataataataatgataataataataataatacatttaagaaTGAATTATTAAGTAGCTTTATAAGAGTCAAATTATCTAGAAATTAATTTCTAACCTTGTCTTTGGTTTGTTCAAACTCACCTTTCTTCAGCTCACCTCATTGTTTGTCCTGTAGATTGTGTGTTTGAGCGAATACTCTACCCTACCTCCAACGAACTGAAAGAGGCTGAGAAGACTCTGGGGAGTAATCCTGAACATCTGGTATCTGAGCAAAACCCCTCGTCTTCCTCCAACGAACTGAAAGAGGCTGGGCAGATTCTGAAGAGGATCATCTCTCGAGACCTCTACAGGTTTGTGGGGGAAATACCAACTAATGAGGTGCGTATCTAA
This window harbors:
- the LOC119023575 gene encoding deoxynucleoside triphosphate triphosphohydrolase SAMHD1-like isoform X2 yields the protein MTTPSESSKLSEEEKTIFQSKVFNDPIHGHLELHPLLIKIIDTKQFQRLRFIKQLGGAYFVYPGASHNRFEHSIGVAHLAGELARALKTRQPELEITDEDILCVQIAGLCHDLGHGPFSHLYDGTFIKKQRPGFMRKHEKASTEMFDYLVKDNDLEKEMKDWKLDLTKDLIFIKEMINGPLNAEAAQDEEIKDMMDPEKRETPWPYEGRGKEKSFLYEIVSNKRNGIDVDKFDYFARDCHHLGMKNNFDYRRFIHFARVCEVKGEKQICVRDKEADNIYNMFHTRYYLHKRAYQHKVTKIIETMMTDAFVKADKHIKIEGSKEEYTLSTAMQDMEAYTKLTDCVFERILYPTSNELKEAEKTLGSNPEHLVSEQNPSSSSNELKEAGQILKRIISRDLYRFVGEIPTNEDVTNAWKEELKKPLPLELKPEDFVDLVFALDYGMKDKNPVDHLHFYTKENPDKAVKLPKEKVSQLLPTNFSEKIIRFYCKKTDEKSLKAAKDHFDRWYKNHQEVRDEL
- the LOC119023575 gene encoding deoxynucleoside triphosphate triphosphohydrolase SAMHD1-like isoform X1, giving the protein MTTPSESSKLSEEEKTIFQSKVFNDPIHGHLELHPLLIKIIDTKQFQRLRFIKQLGGAYFVYPGASHNRFEHSIGVAHLAGELARALKTRQPELEITDEDILCVQIAGLCHDLGHGPFSHLYDGTFIKKQRPGFMRKHEKASTEMFDYLVKDNDLEKEMKDWKLDLTKDLIFIKEMINGPLNAEAAQDEEIKDMMDPEKRETPWPYEGRGKEKSFLYEIVSNKRNGIDVDKFDYFARDCHHLGMKNNFDYRRFIHFARVCEVKGEKQICVRDKEADNIYNMFHTRYYLHKRAYQHKVTKIIETMMTDAFVKADKHIKIEGSKEEYTLSTAMQDMEAYTKLTDCVFERILYPTSNELKEAEKTLGSNPEHLVSEQNPSSSSNELKEAGQILKRIISRDLYRFVGEIPTNEDVTNAWKEELKKPLPLELKPEDFVDLVFALDYGMKDKNPVDHLHFYTKENPDKAVKLPKEKVSQLLPTNFSEKIIRFYCKKTDEKSLKAAKDHFDRWYKNHQERTQMAEHQRTAVE